A portion of the Chlamydia avium 10DC88 genome contains these proteins:
- the rplL gene encoding 50S ribosomal protein L7/L12, producing the protein MTTQNLEQLVEALSNLTVIELANLKKVLEEKWGVTAAAPMMAVAAGNVGGGETAAAEPTEFAVILEDLPADKKIGVLKVVREVTGLALKEAKEMTEGLPKTVKEKTSKSDAEETVKKLQEAGAKASFKGL; encoded by the coding sequence GTGACAACACAAAATTTAGAGCAACTAGTAGAGGCGTTAAGTAATTTAACGGTCATAGAATTAGCTAATTTAAAGAAAGTATTAGAAGAGAAATGGGGAGTTACAGCCGCTGCTCCTATGATGGCTGTTGCTGCTGGCAATGTTGGTGGTGGAGAGACTGCTGCAGCTGAACCCACAGAATTTGCTGTGATTTTAGAAGATCTTCCTGCTGATAAGAAAATAGGTGTTTTAAAAGTAGTTCGAGAAGTTACTGGATTGGCTTTGAAAGAAGCTAAAGAAATGACAGAAGGCTTGCCTAAAACTGTTAAAGAAAAGACTTCTAAGTCTGATGCTGAAGAGACTGTAAAGAAATTGCAAGAAGCAGGAGCTAAGGCTTCATTTAAGGGATTGTAA
- the rplJ gene encoding 50S ribosomal protein L10 codes for MKDEKKLLLQEIEEKVSASQGFILLRYLGLTAAYSREFRNALSGVSAEFEVLKKRIFFKAVENAGFNIDFSDTDGHLGVVFSYSDPVSAAKQVLDFNKKHEDTLVFLAGRIDNASLSGKEVEAIAKLPSMKELRQQFVGLLASPMSQVVGIMNSALSGVISCVQQKLEKN; via the coding sequence ATGAAAGACGAAAAGAAGTTACTCCTTCAAGAGATAGAAGAAAAGGTTTCTGCATCCCAAGGTTTTATTTTGTTGAGGTATCTTGGATTGACAGCGGCATATTCTAGAGAGTTTCGCAATGCGCTTTCTGGGGTTTCTGCTGAATTTGAAGTGTTAAAAAAGCGCATTTTCTTCAAAGCTGTAGAAAATGCCGGTTTCAATATAGATTTTTCTGACACAGATGGTCATTTGGGAGTCGTATTTTCTTACAGTGATCCAGTTTCAGCTGCGAAGCAGGTGCTAGATTTTAATAAGAAGCACGAGGATACTCTAGTTTTTCTTGCTGGACGTATTGATAATGCTTCTTTATCTGGGAAAGAAGTTGAAGCTATAGCTAAATTGCCATCAATGAAAGAGCTTAGACAACAATTTGTAGGATTATTAGCTTCTCCAATGTCTCAAGTTGTTGGAATTATGAACTCAGCTCTCTCAGGAGTCATTTCCTGTGTTCAACAGAAGTTAGAGAAAAACTAA
- the rplA gene encoding 50S ribosomal protein L1: MAKHGKRIRSILKKYDFTRSYSLEEAIDILKQCPKVKFDQTIDVSIKLGIDSKKSDQQIRGSVSLPHGTGKTLRILVFAAGDKAKEAINAGADFVGSSDLVEKVQGGWVDFDVAVATPDMMREIGRLGKVLGPRNLMPTPKAGTVTVDVAKAIAELRKGKIEFKADRSGVCNAGVGKLSFDNLHIKENIEALCSALIKAKPSTARGQYLVSFTVSSTMGPGISIDTRELMAS, from the coding sequence ATGGCAAAACATGGAAAGCGTATACGAAGCATCTTAAAGAAATATGATTTTACCAGGTCATATTCTTTGGAAGAAGCTATAGATATTTTAAAGCAGTGTCCTAAAGTCAAGTTTGATCAAACTATTGATGTGTCTATCAAGTTAGGAATAGATTCTAAGAAAAGTGATCAGCAAATTCGTGGGTCTGTTTCTTTACCTCATGGCACAGGAAAAACTTTAAGAATTCTTGTGTTTGCTGCTGGGGATAAAGCTAAAGAGGCTATCAATGCTGGGGCGGATTTTGTCGGTAGTAGTGATCTTGTAGAGAAAGTTCAGGGGGGATGGGTAGATTTTGATGTTGCCGTAGCTACTCCTGATATGATGCGAGAAATTGGTAGGCTTGGAAAGGTTTTGGGTCCTAGGAATCTTATGCCGACACCTAAAGCTGGAACAGTAACAGTAGATGTTGCTAAAGCAATTGCAGAATTGCGCAAAGGGAAAATAGAGTTTAAGGCGGATCGCTCTGGTGTATGCAACGCTGGTGTTGGGAAACTGTCATTTGATAATTTACATATTAAAGAAAATATAGAAGCATTATGTTCTGCTTTAATTAAAGCTAAGCCGTCGACAGCAAGAGGACAGTATTTGGTGTCGTTTACTGTTTCCTCAACTATGGGGCCTGGTATTTCTATAGATACTAGGGAATTAATGGCATCTTAA
- the rplK gene encoding 50S ribosomal protein L11: MSNKKVIKLIKLQIPAGKANPAPPIGPALGAAGVNIMGFCKEFNAATQNRPGDLLPVVITVYSDKTFSFITKQPPVSSLIKKVLNLEFGSKIPNRNKVGKLTQEQVQAIAEQKMKDMDVVSLDSAKRMVEGTARSMGIDIE; this comes from the coding sequence ATGTCGAATAAAAAAGTAATTAAGTTAATTAAATTGCAAATTCCTGCAGGGAAAGCAAATCCTGCACCACCAATAGGACCCGCTTTAGGAGCTGCTGGTGTAAATATTATGGGATTCTGTAAAGAGTTTAATGCTGCTACGCAAAATCGTCCCGGAGATTTATTGCCAGTGGTTATTACTGTTTATTCAGATAAAACTTTTTCTTTTATAACTAAACAACCTCCTGTGTCTTCTTTGATTAAAAAAGTTTTAAATTTGGAATTTGGTTCAAAGATTCCTAATAGGAACAAAGTTGGAAAGTTAACTCAGGAGCAAGTTCAGGCTATTGCTGAACAAAAAATGAAAGATATGGATGTCGTCAGTTTGGATTCCGCAAAGCGTATGGTGGAAGGAACTGCCCGAAGTATGGGTATAGACATCGAGTAA
- the nusG gene encoding transcription termination/antitermination protein NusG: MFKWYVIQVFTAQEKKVKKSLEDFKNSSGMADFIQEVVLPIENVMEVKKGEYKVVEKLIWPGYLLVKMHLTDESWLYVKNNPGVVEFLGGGTPVALSEDEVRSILKDIEEKKAGVVQKHKFEVGSRVKINDGVFVNFIGVVSEVFHDKGRLSVMVSIFGRETRVDDLEFWQVEEVAEGQE; this comes from the coding sequence ATGTTTAAGTGGTACGTTATTCAAGTTTTTACAGCTCAAGAAAAGAAGGTAAAAAAATCCTTAGAGGATTTTAAAAATTCGTCTGGCATGGCTGATTTTATACAGGAGGTTGTCTTACCTATAGAAAATGTCATGGAGGTGAAGAAAGGCGAGTATAAGGTTGTAGAAAAGCTAATTTGGCCTGGATATTTGTTAGTAAAAATGCATTTAACAGATGAATCTTGGTTGTACGTAAAAAATAATCCTGGAGTTGTTGAGTTCTTGGGTGGTGGAACTCCTGTTGCGCTTTCTGAAGACGAAGTAAGAAGTATTTTAAAAGATATTGAAGAGAAGAAAGCGGGTGTTGTCCAGAAACATAAATTTGAAGTTGGTTCCAGAGTTAAAATTAATGACGGTGTCTTTGTTAACTTTATTGGAGTGGTTTCTGAAGTATTTCATGATAAGGGCCGTTTAAGTGTTATGGTCTCTATCTTCGGAAGGGAAACCCGTGTGGATGATTTAGAGTTTTGGCAAGTAGAAGAGGTGGCTGAAGGGCAAGAATGA
- the secE gene encoding preprotein translocase subunit SecE, whose amino-acid sequence MKQRNRQETISKKMTKAKKLVQTGFLDEIKKIEWVHKRDLARYVKIIVASIFGFGFSIYCVDLVLRKLLSWLSSVAGFLFG is encoded by the coding sequence ATGAAGCAACGTAACCGTCAAGAGACTATCTCGAAGAAAATGACTAAAGCCAAAAAGCTAGTGCAGACAGGCTTTCTAGATGAAATTAAAAAAATTGAATGGGTGCATAAACGTGACCTGGCAAGGTACGTAAAGATTATTGTGGCAAGTATTTTTGGTTTCGGCTTTTCCATATATTGTGTAGATCTGGTTTTGCGTAAACTACTTTCTTGGTTAAGTAGTGTAGCGGGTTTTTTATTTGGTTAA